TTTGATTTGACAGTttatctgtatatgtgtgtgtttctgtcttACCCTTCCCTTACCCCAAATGTTCACGCTCTCCTGTGCAGAGTTTTCTTCACCTCTCCCAGGGACTGAATTTTCTCTCTCAGGGCATGGAGATCCAGAAAGGGATTGTGGACAGAGTAGAACATTCCAAAGGGAGTGGAAAATTCCAGAAAGTTCTGGCTAATGCACCGGAGCCCAAGcgcctccctccttctttctgccTTGCAAAGCCCTCTGGTCGGAGACTTTCAGAGCTACACTTCTGGCTCTGACCACTACACtgactgtatttttttgttgttgttgtaaaggAAAAGGCACGATTTGTTTAATTCTACTCTCATTACAGTGACCCACCAAACTCTGTTTGCTATGTCCTTTATAGTTTCCAGGTctgctatgtgtgtgtgttttgcttttggctggtgtgtgtgtgtgtgtgtgtgtgtgtgtgcgcgcgcgcgtgtgtgtttGCTTGCTATTATCTCTCTGGAATGAGGTGGAGACGATGCCAGCCAtgtaattattttcagaatattctgttattttgctctaactttaaaaaaaaaaatcccaatattgAAGCAAGAATTTAGCTAGGCTACGTATGCATGGACATGTCACCGCCATTCTGTGGAGCTCAGTTGCAGTTTCTGTTTCTCCAAGTAGCATCTGAATGACCCCAAACAAGCTCTGGCACCTCATTAAACCTCAAGAAACCTCGAAAAGCTGGTGACTGTGATATCAGAGTCCCCTTGTTAAGGAATACATGACAGAGCAGATGCAATGTAACAAGTCCAGAGTCTGGCCTACAGCTGGCACTCAGAGTTCTCTGGGTTCACAGAATGAGGGAACAAGATGTATTGCAGTGGATACAGAGTCTGGCATACAGAGTCCCCTGTGTTTGTAGCTATAAGTACCTGGGTCCGGTCCCACCCCTCCTGACTCTAGTTGGCCTTTTCTGCAGGGCAGATTCAGTTGGAAACAGTTCCCTGGTAGGCTGGTAGCAAACTCAGGGGACagtaattataagaaataaagtcGCCTCGGGCGCCTGAGGCTGTCTTCTCCATGCCTTTGAGGAAGGGACTTCCCGTAAGGACTCCATCTTGCTTGTGTGGCGCTGACAAAGGGGTTCGggacctcccctccccttcctcagcaGCCGTCGTTGATCTCCAAACCTCCAGCTCCAGACCCCACAGACTCTCTTCACAAGCAAACCGGGAGGACATTGGTGACGGATCACTGCCTTCAGTCCACACCATGGGTGAGTTGGTCAGCATGAGGCCTTGGTCTCAGATCCCCAGAGGGTATGAGGGGTTCTGGGCCCCTTCCCAAACCACATCACCCCACAGGACACCCAGCCAACCCCCTTTTAGAGGAAGGGTGGAGTGGCCCAAGCTGACTATTCTCCACTCTCTTGAAATGGGCTAAGTGGGCCCTGACGTTCCCATCCTGGTTCCATTCCACATGGAAAACTTCCCCTCCTATGGAAGTGGTCATGGCTGAGGTGAATTTTCTTCACTGGTTGAGGGGATAGACCTGATTTATGTGGTCTTCACAGGTCCAGAGTTTGGAGAGTGGGGAGGGTCTCCTAGGTTGGCAGGGTAGGAGGCAAATGGGAGGGGGTGTTGGTATAAATTAACATTCTCTGGATGCCTGCTAGAGGCTGGGGACAGGCAGAGCACCCACCATTACCCTTGACTCTTACATAAACTATTCAGGGTAGACTGTATTACCCCCATAGAAGTTTCTTGAGGTTTGTTTTATAACCCAGCATATGACCTCTTCTGGAATGTCCCACGTGTAGTGGTTATGTGCCCTGTTCCACGCCAATTAAGTGAATTTGTTAGTTTacttaattctcattttaaaatctccACCTAGTGGAATTTATGTCTGCCATTTTATAGGTCACTCAAGGAGGTGTGCTAATGTTTCCCACTGTAATggtgaatttatccatttctccttttaCTGTGATCACTTGCTTTGCACGTTTTGGCTCTGTGTTAAGACATGCACACAAATTTAGAATTTTGTACTAATGGCTTCTTTTTACATTGAaacttttataataatgaaacatCCCTCTTTTCTCTAGCAATGCTTTCCCCCCTTGAATTAATACCTTTCCCTTTAGTAATATGGTTACACCAGCTTGCAGTACGTTAGTGTGTAAATGGTACACATTTTGccttgttttagttttattttcaaattttatagaCAATTAAACTTTGCATGTGTCTCTTTTAAGGAGCatttgatggaattttttttctaggttcatAATATCTGGTTTTCTATTTGGAATATCCAGTCTGAAACTTTTAATGTAAATATAGGTATAACTTGATTTCTATACAGCGTGTTAACTGCACATTTATTTCTGCCTGTTGTAAGgcccttttcctctcctttccttgaaattatttagtatttttttagagggaaagagaggtggggaggggcaggggagagggagagagagagagaatggctctctctgagatcatgacctgagccaaaatcaagagtcgcacccttggggcacctgggtggctcagtcagttaagccacgactcttggttgcagctcacatcttgatcttggggtcatgatatcagggttttGAGAGAGAGCCCCGccttgggttccatgctcagcgtggactCTGCTCGAGATgatctccctttccttctcactctgcccctcccctcacccctcctctttctctctgtctgtctctctgtctctgtctctgtctctctctctctcatgaataaataataaaatctttaaaaaaaattggaccacttaaccaactaagccacccaggcacccctatattagTATTAAATTGTTACCTTATTTGGCCGGACAGTTAAACATTCTCATAGTATTTACCCTTAATACCATAATGTACTTTTTGCCTTTTCACGGTCTGATgtaaattacttctttaaagcTCTTCATTCAGACAGTGAAGGAACGTTGAAACACTTTGATTCCACTCACACCCTCCCAAGGTATTGCCATGAATTTTAATTCTATGTATATTTAAACCCCTAGAAGAAATTAGCCTCATGGTGCTATATAGTCGATACTCATTTAGACTTGCCTACATACTCACAAATGCCATTCATTAGTCTTTCTTTCCTGCATCTCTGTGCCTCCACGTGGGATcatatttcttctgcctgaaggagaacctttaatatttcttttagtcTGAGTCTTCTGGTCACAAATTTTCCCAGTTTTGCTACATTAACATCATTGTGAAATGTACATCTTTCCTTTAGGAATGTTTTTCCTTAAAGCATACTTTGTCTCCTCTTAGTATTGTTATACTGACTTGATTATCCCGTTACTTTGGGAAGGTTCTCAAGCAAGATCTCTTCAAATGCCACTTCTCCACATTTCCCTCTCCTTCATTCTTGGACTCAAATGAAGCATGTGTTAGATATGCCCactacatctcatttaattctctcctctctcttctggtATTATCCATATGATGTCTCTCCAGgctattctggatattttcatTAAATCTAACTTTCACTTCTCTAATTCTTTCTTCAGGTGGGAACTCACCCTTGACCCTTGAACCATAACACCAAACTTTCAGGGTGGATTTTGTTATCCCCCAAGGCAGAGGAGGGAACTGTGAATTAGAGGTGCTAGGCAACTTGTCCCAGGTCACCTAGCCTGAAAAGGGCAGAGCAGGGGGCTAACATCACAGATGAAACCCTAGGCCCAACCCCTTTCCTCTGTGCTCGATTTCTTCGTGGCTGCAAACGCTCCCCACGTCTCATCCTCCCAGGAAAGGGAACCACAGTGAAGTTTTTCAACCTTTTTGGCACTGTGCCCTATTTTGTTTTTGGATGATAAAAGTCAGTGATATTTCTTCATTAGCCATGGTATCTCCCCAGAACCTTTTGTGGCATTTGGGACCATTGACGTGTTGTTCTCAATTTCAGGGCATAATAACGTAGGTAACTCCTTGCAAAGAAGAGCAAGATGCTGGAGTATTTACCGAAGGAGATATAACAACTGGTCTGAACAAGTCAGTTCTGGCATTTGTCCTTCACCCCACCAGCAGCAAGATGGAGATCCAGCAACAAATGGCACTCACATGAGCACCCGAGTAAGATAGTAAGTGACCAGTCAGCATAGCTGAAATGTACCAGCCAGTGGAATATATAGCCTTGTAGTTGAATACATCAGTCTCTTCTCCAACCTGGAAGAGTGAAGAATGATAGAATCAGGATAATGATTGAGCAAACTTTATTGTACCCTGGGATCAGTTGGAAAATGTGTAATAGAAGTCTTTCTGAGCACATGTAGActactttcttctttccacttGCCCACAGCACTCCCTATGCCATTCCACCGTGTCATTGGAGAGGCAATTTTCAGAAACAAGACCAAGTCCAAGCTAACATGGAGGGAGAGCAAAAGCctccagagagaaaaatgaagggggagaggcaggatgAGACCTCGGGGAGCTGGTTCAAGATCATAGTGAGTGTCTTGGCAAAAGGGGCCTAATATGCAGAAGAAGGTGAACAGAGGGAATTGTGTTGGACTCATGTAGAGATGCTGGGTACTTTTCTGGGGCAGAGGAGTGGGTAAGCAGTCTTTTTATTAACAGGAGTTAACATCCTAGATCAAGTAAGGGCAGACTCAGAGAAGCAATATAAAGGGAACAGACTGACTACAGGGAGAATCCGGTAGGTTGTCTAAGAGCAGAGGAGACTACAGCCAGGGAGATGGAGCAACTCCACACCGGAAGGCTCAGTTTAGCTCTAGCTGAATGTGGGAGGAGGTTGAGTCTCTGGTGTCCCCTTTGGAGAGGCAGGCTAAGGCACCCTGCCCTGAGCTAGGATCACTTGGAACTTTATAAAAGGAAGTACATGTTAAACATCTTAAGTTGATTATTTGAAGAAAAGCGtttgaatggaaaggaaatcCATGTCTGGTACAAACGTTTGCAATAATGGATAATGTCCTatcagaagaaattattttaaagttttaaagccccccccaaaaaaatgtatgaaacaaagACAATGGTCTTCCCTAACCTTCTCTTAACCTTGGACTCCATTGTGTCAATCTcttctcccatctctgcctcctagATTCCATTCGGCATCAAATATGAAGAGACGTGGCTGCTGAATCTGATTCAGGGACAATGCAGTGTCCCCTTCACCCCAGTTGAAGTAAGAGAAGACAGTGAGGCAGATGAGAAGAAACAGGGCAGATGAGCAGTGTCTTGGGtctcatattctctttctcttgccaTTCTCCCTATAGTTTCACTATGAGAAAATGCAGGCCCAGTTCTTTGTTGAGAATGCCAGCATTGCCTTTGCATTGAAGAGTGTCAACGGGAAGATCTGGGATGAGAATAATGAAACGGTGCGTGCCAAGGGCATGACTGTAGCTagttgggggcaggagggcaagAGAGGGGTAAGGTCTTGCGTGTTCCCAAGGCTCAGGTTTCCTGGTACTTACCCAGCCCCTCTTGTGTTCCCTACAGGTCTCTGTCTTTGTCTACCCCTCTGACGCACCCCACTCTGTGCAGAAGGAGCTGATGTCAGAAAAGGTGGAGCAGACAAAGGTAATGCAGACTCAAGACTAGTTGTGCATCCACATCCAGACCCACATCTTCTTCCCACACCTATTGCCCCCATCTCCACCTCAAACTCAGAGCCACTGACCCCATCTCTAACTCTGCAGCTGACCATGAACAAATGATACGTAGTTTCCCAGCAACCTCTTAAGAGCCAGAGAGTCCCCTATGCCTCTGGTATGCCCACAGCAGTAATTCTAGGGCATGTGAGGGCAGAGGGGTCTGCCTGGGAAGGAGACATAGGGATGGTAACGTGGGGAGGGGTTGGAGCTAGAGCTGTACCAGCCGGGCTTCTCCTCAGCCTTCTGATTGCCTCCTCTGGGCTTCTCGGAGACTTGATCACCCATGATATTGCAATGGTACTGAATCCTAGAAACAGCATGGCTGCCTCCCTGCAGACCCATGGAAAGAACATTTCCAAGGTGAGGACTCAGGCCCAGTGCTGAGACTGATGGTGAAGTGGGAGAGGTTAGGTAGAAGAGGCCCATTGGCCCCAGATATTCCCCGTTGGGGTCCTCACTCTAACTTTTTCCTCATCATAGCTTTTGCCCTTGAACCCAAGCAACAAGAAGCCTTACCAGCGGGATGGCCCATCCAGCATTATGCAGAATGCCTCCAGTATCAAGCCCTTGAACAGTGAGGTGAGGTGTGGTACCCAGATCCCTCTTTGAAAGGAAGGCAGGAGTGCTCATggagtggtgacaagagtcaggAAGTGGACTTGTTGGAAAAGGGAAGGGTTGCGGGTGCAGGATCATCCTGGCCATCTTTCTCTGCTCCATGTGTTTCCTCCCCATAATTATAGGTGAAGTCCGCAGGGGAGTTGGACAAGAGCAAAAGCCTGCAGCCAGAAGAGATGAGTGCCAACAGAAGCTCCCTGTGCACCGCTTTTCCTGATAAATCAACCAACATAAGGTCAGTTGTACACTATGTCACCCCATGGGACTCTGAACTATGCCTTATGGTGCCTGTTTGGAGGAGGCAGCAGCTCCGTTcctttgcgggggggggggggggaccagagGCCCTatgctctcctccctctgtccctcacctgtGCTTAGAggtctccttcccttcctctgacCTGCTCACCTGTTTGTCTGGTCTGGGATCTGTTTGCAGGCTATCTGCACACAGTTTTCTCTAGCGTGCCCTCTGCAAAGTGTGATCCATGAAGCAGGGCTCCCCTTCCTCACTAGGACCAGAATGACCACCTTGAACCACATGCTGTGACCTGGACAGAGAAGGGCCCTCTAGCCCAGAGCCTCATGCTGAGACAGGCCTTCCAACTCCCTCCTGAGACAGCGTTTCCCTCCCTTGTTTTGAGAGGGAGCCTCCTTTCCTTGAACCAAATGTattgcccgccc
The nucleotide sequence above comes from Canis lupus dingo isolate Sandy chromosome X, ASM325472v2, whole genome shotgun sequence. Encoded proteins:
- the NXF3 gene encoding nuclear RNA export factor 3, which gives rise to MPLRKGLPVRTPSCLCGADKGVRDLPSPSSAAVVDLQTSSSRPHRLSSQANREDIGDGSLPSVHTMGHNNVGNSLQRRARCWSIYRRRYNNWSEQVSSGICPSPHQQQDGDPATNGTHMSTRVRYTPYAIPPCHWRGNFQKQDQVQANMEGEQKPPERKMKGERQDETSGSWFKIIIPFGIKYEETWLLNLIQGQCSVPFTPVEFHYEKMQAQFFVENASIAFALKSVNGKIWDENNETVSVFVYPSDAPHSVQKELMSEKVEQTKLLPLNPSNKKPYQRDGPSSIMQNASSIKPLNSEVKSAGELDKSKSLQPEEMSANRSSLCTAFPDKSTNISSILELFPKLLCLDSQESPSPTSIGIAAHKKLPTCKGSFFGSDALKSLILQFLLQYYLIYDSGDRQGLLSAYHDEACFSLTTPFNPKDPALSSLCEYFKESRNLKKLKDPSLRVQLLKQTKCDIVRSLCVLPKTQHDLSFFVVDMWFQTEMMICFSVNGVFKEVEGMSQDSVRAFTRTFIATPVSNYSLCIVNDELFVRDASPKETQSTFSIPVPTHSCSSWPTLCQKQQEVVQTFSTQSGMNLQWLQK